The following coding sequences lie in one Xanthomonas hyacinthi genomic window:
- a CDS encoding SDR family NAD(P)-dependent oxidoreductase yields MTEHAAASSFDIASALLRDMFGLQGKTVLVTGASKGIGQAVAQTCAAAGAGVLLAGRDAVRLEAVLASLDGDGHRLFVGDLSDSTTLQRLAVESGPVDGLVHSAGIRGLAPMKLVGESFLKEVLDINYVAPVMLTRHLLARQSIRAGGSIVFISSIAALTGTVGVGPYAGSKAALIGTLRPLALELARRNIRANALCPGLVETTLITEDKSWFEESRKRYPLGVGQPDDVALACLYFLSNASDKVTGQAFSMDGGVEFA; encoded by the coding sequence ATGACCGAGCACGCAGCCGCATCCTCTTTCGATATCGCGTCGGCGCTGTTGCGCGACATGTTCGGCCTGCAAGGCAAGACGGTGCTGGTGACCGGTGCGTCCAAGGGCATCGGCCAAGCCGTCGCGCAGACCTGCGCCGCAGCGGGCGCCGGTGTGCTCCTCGCTGGACGCGACGCCGTGCGCCTGGAGGCGGTGCTCGCATCGCTGGACGGCGATGGGCACCGGTTGTTCGTCGGCGACCTCAGCGATTCGACCACCTTGCAGCGCCTGGCGGTGGAAAGCGGCCCGGTCGATGGCCTGGTGCACAGCGCCGGCATCCGCGGCCTGGCGCCAATGAAGCTGGTCGGCGAGAGCTTCCTCAAGGAGGTGCTGGACATCAACTACGTCGCGCCGGTGATGCTGACCAGGCACCTGCTCGCACGCCAATCCATCCGTGCCGGCGGCTCGATCGTCTTCATCTCGTCCATTGCCGCATTGACCGGCACGGTCGGCGTCGGCCCCTATGCCGGCTCCAAGGCGGCGTTGATCGGCACGCTGCGGCCGCTGGCGCTGGAGCTGGCGCGGCGCAACATCCGCGCCAACGCGCTGTGCCCCGGCCTGGTCGAGACCACGCTGATCACCGAGGACAAGAGCTGGTTCGAGGAAAGCCGCAAACGCTATCCGCTCGGGGTCGGGCAACCGGACGATGTCGCCCTGGCCTGCCTGTACTTTCTTTCCAACGCCAGCGACAAGGTCACCGGACAGGCGTTCAGCATGGACGGCGGCGTGGAATTCGCATGA
- a CDS encoding SDR family NAD(P)-dependent oxidoreductase, protein MAASTEAFSLMDKVVLVTGASSGIGAATARLCARLGARLVLTGRDAARLDAVLQTLEGDGHVSVIGDLTDAQTRQQLLDAADGYHGLVSCAGVAALVPFRMAAEKHLQQMLAVNYLAPISLTQQLLFKRRLRDNASLVFMSALSARAAPQAAAGYAASKAALEAAVRTLALEQARHGIRANCIAPGYVDTPMLEKLGTATDMDDKIGLTPLGRIDPHDIAKGAVYLLSAASRWITRSTLTIDGGISLPIRL, encoded by the coding sequence ATGGCGGCTTCCACTGAGGCGTTCAGCCTGATGGACAAGGTCGTGCTGGTGACCGGGGCCTCTTCGGGCATCGGTGCGGCCACCGCCAGGCTGTGCGCGCGCCTGGGCGCCAGGCTGGTGCTCACCGGCCGCGATGCCGCGCGCCTGGATGCCGTGTTGCAGACGCTCGAAGGCGATGGCCATGTCAGCGTGATCGGCGACCTGACCGACGCGCAGACCCGGCAGCAGTTGCTCGATGCTGCCGACGGCTACCACGGCCTGGTGTCCTGCGCCGGGGTCGCCGCCCTGGTGCCGTTCCGCATGGCCGCCGAGAAGCATCTGCAGCAGATGCTGGCGGTCAACTATCTGGCGCCGATCAGCCTGACTCAGCAGCTGCTGTTCAAGCGGCGCCTGCGCGACAACGCCTCGCTGGTGTTCATGTCCGCGTTGTCGGCGCGCGCGGCACCGCAAGCGGCGGCCGGCTACGCCGCCTCCAAAGCGGCGCTGGAAGCGGCGGTGCGTACCCTGGCGCTGGAGCAGGCCAGGCATGGCATCCGCGCCAACTGCATCGCGCCGGGCTATGTGGATACGCCGATGCTGGAAAAACTGGGCACGGCGACGGACATGGACGACAAGATCGGCCTGACCCCGCTGGGCCGCATCGATCCGCACGACATCGCCAAGGGCGCCGTGTATCTGCTCTCCGCCGCGAGCCGCTGGATCACCCGCAGCACCTTGACCATCGATGGCGGCATCTCCCTGCCGATACGCTTATGA
- a CDS encoding ketoacyl-ACP synthase III translates to MPTSTLHNVRFAGMATCVPKRIVSNLTDCRPQIRSERERLVRNIGIETRRMAQEWQCFSDLAFDAAQGLIERLQWQREEIDALIVVTQSPDYPIPATAIILQDRLGLSHATVAFDVNLGCSAYPFGINLLGSMIAAGGVKKGLLLVGDRSANLEDPIFSDSGTATALEFSADAAPMHFDLNSDGSGYKAIILPVGGQREPVGIQHLMPFRADENDYWHRGVDLQLDGVAVLSFSTQRVPPAVQKLLDYSGVSKDAIDYFVFHQANRMINETIRKKLGLPVEKVPSTLRDFGNTSGASLPLTMTARINKELESGRKRVLLCGFGIGLSWGSCLVDIEGAVFPDLIES, encoded by the coding sequence ATGCCGACCTCCACGCTGCACAACGTGCGTTTTGCCGGCATGGCGACCTGCGTGCCCAAGCGCATCGTCTCCAACCTGACCGATTGCCGGCCGCAGATCCGTTCCGAGCGCGAGCGGCTGGTGCGCAACATCGGCATCGAGACCCGGCGCATGGCGCAGGAGTGGCAGTGCTTTTCCGATTTGGCGTTCGATGCCGCGCAGGGCTTGATCGAACGGCTGCAATGGCAGCGCGAGGAGATCGATGCGCTGATCGTGGTCACCCAGTCGCCGGACTATCCGATCCCGGCGACCGCGATCATCCTGCAGGACCGGCTGGGCCTGTCGCATGCCACCGTCGCCTTCGACGTCAACCTGGGCTGCTCGGCCTATCCGTTCGGCATCAACCTGCTGGGCTCGATGATCGCCGCCGGCGGGGTCAAGAAGGGCCTGCTGCTGGTGGGCGACCGCAGCGCCAACCTGGAGGATCCGATCTTCTCCGATTCCGGCACCGCCACCGCGCTGGAATTCAGCGCCGATGCCGCGCCGATGCACTTCGACCTCAACAGCGACGGCAGCGGTTACAAGGCGATCATCCTGCCGGTGGGCGGCCAGCGCGAGCCGGTCGGCATCCAGCACCTGATGCCGTTCCGCGCCGACGAGAACGATTACTGGCACCGCGGCGTGGACCTGCAGCTGGACGGCGTGGCGGTGCTGAGCTTCTCCACCCAGCGGGTGCCGCCGGCGGTGCAGAAACTGCTCGACTACAGCGGCGTGTCCAAGGACGCGATCGACTACTTCGTGTTCCACCAGGCCAACCGGATGATCAACGAGACCATCCGCAAGAAGCTCGGTCTGCCGGTGGAGAAAGTGCCTTCGACCCTGCGCGATTTCGGCAACACCAGCGGCGCCTCGCTGCCGTTGACCATGACCGCACGCATCAACAAGGAACTGGAATCGGGACGCAAGCGCGTGCTGCTGTGCGGTTTCGGCATCGGCCTGTCGTGGGGCAGCTGCCTGGTGGACATCGAGGGTGCGGTGTTTCCCGACCTGATCGAGTCGTGA
- a CDS encoding acyl carrier protein — protein MSQATFIENFLSATDFQTPVEVTTDTVLRELPEWDSLAALGVIVMFDMEYGKTITGEHLAAAVSVGDLYQLTEA, from the coding sequence ATGAGCCAAGCAACGTTTATCGAGAATTTCCTGTCGGCGACCGATTTCCAGACTCCGGTCGAGGTGACGACGGACACCGTACTGCGCGAGCTTCCCGAATGGGATTCGCTGGCCGCGCTGGGCGTGATCGTGATGTTCGACATGGAATACGGCAAGACCATCACCGGCGAGCACCTGGCCGCCGCCGTCAGCGTGGGCGACCTCTACCAGCTGACCGAGGCGTAG
- a CDS encoding DegT/DnrJ/EryC1/StrS family aminotransferase, producing MPIPVTSPLLPPLDEFVPYLEKIWSSRILTNGGDMHRALEQALAEYLGVGHLALLTNGTLALLTALQALRVTGEVITTPYSFVATAHSLLWKGIKPVFVDIDPVTLNLDPQKIEAAITPQTTAIMPVHCYGTPCDTAAIERIADTYNLKVIYDAAHAFGVKDDGGSILRHGDLSVLSFHATKVFNTFEGGAIVCPDEKTYQRISRLKNFGFVDETTVVATGINGKMSEVNAAFGLLQLQHIDRALAQRREIDTAYRQRLAQVAGVRCLAPRSPALSNYASFPILIEDEFPLSRDGLHQLLREHEILVRRYFYPLISDFPMYRGLPSAAPAGLPVARQMAERVLCLPIYPGLSAGDVETIANLIVGAGTAAPAAAKNGRPAATVSSSAHPVEQE from the coding sequence ATGCCCATCCCCGTCACCAGTCCGCTGCTGCCCCCCCTGGACGAGTTCGTGCCGTACCTGGAGAAGATCTGGAGCAGCCGCATCCTGACCAACGGCGGCGACATGCATCGGGCGCTGGAACAGGCGCTGGCGGAGTACCTGGGCGTCGGCCATCTGGCGCTGTTGACCAACGGCACGCTGGCCCTGCTCACCGCGCTGCAGGCGCTGCGCGTCACCGGCGAGGTGATCACCACGCCCTACTCGTTCGTCGCCACCGCGCACTCGCTGCTGTGGAAAGGGATCAAGCCGGTGTTCGTCGACATCGACCCGGTCACGCTGAACCTGGACCCGCAGAAGATCGAGGCCGCGATCACCCCGCAGACCACCGCGATCATGCCGGTGCACTGCTACGGCACGCCGTGCGACACCGCGGCGATCGAGCGCATCGCCGACACCTACAACCTCAAGGTCATCTACGACGCCGCGCACGCCTTCGGGGTCAAGGACGACGGCGGCTCGATCCTGCGCCACGGCGACCTCAGCGTGCTCAGCTTCCACGCCACCAAGGTGTTCAACACCTTCGAAGGCGGCGCCATCGTCTGCCCCGACGAAAAGACCTACCAGCGCATCAGCCGGCTGAAGAACTTCGGCTTCGTCGACGAGACCACGGTGGTGGCCACCGGCATCAACGGCAAGATGAGCGAAGTGAACGCGGCCTTCGGCCTGCTGCAACTGCAGCACATCGATCGTGCGCTGGCGCAACGCCGCGAGATCGACACCGCCTACCGGCAGCGCCTGGCGCAGGTCGCCGGTGTGCGTTGCCTGGCGCCGCGCTCGCCGGCGCTGTCCAACTACGCCTCGTTCCCGATTCTGATCGAGGACGAGTTCCCGTTGAGCCGCGACGGCCTGCATCAGCTGCTGCGCGAACACGAGATCCTGGTGCGCCGCTACTTCTATCCGCTGATCAGCGATTTCCCGATGTACCGCGGCCTGCCCTCGGCCGCGCCGGCTGGCTTGCCGGTCGCGCGGCAGATGGCCGAACGGGTGCTGTGCCTGCCGATCTATCCTGGCTTGAGCGCCGGCGACGTGGAAACCATCGCCAACCTGATCGTCGGCGCCGGCACGGCCGCGCCTGCCGCCGCAAAAAACGGTCGCCCTGCCGCGACCGTTTCCTCCTCCGCCCACCCTGTGGAACAAGAATGA
- a CDS encoding sigma-54 dependent transcriptional regulator: MSESRILVIDDDAVRAERTVSLLEFMDLNPRWVTEVADVNPGRHRQSEWMAILVGGLDDQAQADAFFGWVARSPLPPPVLLLNGEAQAFAQRHGLHEANVWQLEAPLRHAQLETLLRRASLKRLDAEHQAGAVQDSGPTGNSAAVVRLRRLIDQVAAFDTTVLVLGESGTGKEVVARAIHQQSPRRDGPFVAINCGAIPPDLLESELFGHEKGSFTGALSARKGRFEMAEGGTLLLDEIGDMSLPMQVKLLRVLQERSFERVGGNVTIRCNVRVIAATHRNLEERIAGNQFREDLFYRLNVFPIEMPALRERSDDLPALVNTIAAQLARTGRGEVRFSEEALQALRGYDWPGNVRELTNLVERLAVLHPSGLVRVQDLPARYRGDFASSIDVSAPPAPIAAPDPRRVPNVVDLHVGPKAFSDPLEAAAQSASTLPESGLDLRGHMANIELALINEALERTQGVVAHAAQLLGLRRTTLVEKLRKYGIDRDQTELAS, translated from the coding sequence ATGAGCGAATCGCGGATCCTGGTGATCGACGACGACGCGGTACGCGCCGAACGCACGGTGAGCCTGCTCGAATTCATGGACCTCAACCCGCGCTGGGTGACCGAGGTGGCCGACGTCAATCCCGGCCGCCACCGGCAGAGCGAGTGGATGGCGATCCTGGTCGGCGGGCTCGACGACCAGGCCCAGGCCGACGCGTTCTTCGGCTGGGTCGCGCGCAGTCCGCTGCCACCGCCGGTGCTGCTGCTCAACGGCGAGGCGCAGGCGTTCGCGCAGCGCCACGGCCTGCACGAGGCCAATGTGTGGCAACTGGAAGCACCGCTGCGCCACGCGCAGCTGGAGACCCTGCTGCGCCGCGCCAGCCTCAAGCGCCTGGATGCCGAGCACCAGGCCGGCGCGGTGCAGGACAGCGGCCCGACCGGCAACAGTGCCGCGGTGGTGCGGCTGCGGCGGCTGATCGACCAGGTCGCCGCCTTCGATACCACCGTGCTGGTGCTGGGCGAGTCCGGCACCGGCAAGGAAGTGGTCGCCCGCGCGATCCACCAGCAATCGCCGCGCCGCGATGGCCCGTTCGTGGCGATCAATTGCGGTGCGATCCCGCCGGATCTGCTGGAAAGCGAACTGTTCGGCCATGAGAAAGGCTCTTTCACCGGCGCGCTGTCCGCGCGCAAGGGCCGCTTCGAGATGGCCGAGGGCGGCACCCTGCTGCTCGACGAGATCGGCGACATGAGCCTGCCGATGCAGGTCAAGCTGCTGCGCGTGCTGCAGGAGCGCAGCTTCGAGCGGGTCGGCGGCAACGTCACCATCCGCTGCAACGTGCGCGTGATCGCCGCCACCCACCGCAATCTGGAAGAGCGCATCGCCGGCAACCAGTTCCGCGAGGACCTGTTCTACCGGCTCAACGTGTTTCCGATCGAGATGCCGGCGCTGCGCGAGCGCAGCGACGACCTGCCGGCGCTGGTCAACACCATCGCCGCGCAGCTGGCGCGCACCGGGCGCGGCGAAGTGCGCTTCTCTGAAGAGGCGCTGCAGGCGCTGCGCGGCTACGACTGGCCGGGCAACGTGCGCGAGCTGACCAACCTGGTCGAACGCCTGGCGGTGCTGCATCCCAGCGGCCTGGTGCGGGTGCAGGACCTGCCGGCGCGCTACCGCGGCGACTTCGCCTCCTCGATCGACGTGTCGGCGCCGCCGGCGCCGATCGCCGCGCCGGATCCGCGCCGGGTGCCCAACGTGGTCGACCTGCACGTCGGCCCCAAGGCGTTCTCCGATCCGCTCGAAGCGGCAGCGCAGAGCGCATCGACGCTGCCGGAAAGCGGCCTGGACCTGCGCGGGCACATGGCCAACATCGAACTGGCGCTGATCAACGAAGCGCTGGAGCGCACCCAGGGCGTGGTCGCGCACGCGGCGCAGCTGCTGGGCCTGCGCCGCACCACGCTGGTGGAGAAACTGCGCAAGTACGGCATCGACCGCGACCAGACCGAACTGGCCAGCTGA
- a CDS encoding response regulator produces the protein MNKLSVLLVDDHEGFINAAMRHFRKLDWMEVIGSAANGLEAIERSESLRPQVVLMDLAMPEMGGLQATRLIKTQDQAPYIVIASHFDDAEHREHAMRAGADNFVSKLSYIQEVMPILEGLRTEGVPA, from the coding sequence ATGAACAAACTGTCCGTGCTTCTGGTCGACGACCACGAAGGTTTCATCAACGCCGCGATGCGCCACTTCCGCAAGCTCGACTGGATGGAAGTGATCGGCAGCGCCGCCAACGGCCTGGAGGCGATCGAGCGCTCCGAATCGCTGCGCCCGCAGGTGGTGCTGATGGACCTGGCCATGCCGGAGATGGGCGGGCTGCAGGCCACTCGCCTGATCAAGACCCAGGACCAGGCCCCGTACATCGTGATCGCCAGCCATTTCGACGATGCCGAGCACCGCGAGCACGCCATGCGCGCCGGCGCCGACAACTTCGTCAGCAAGCTGTCCTACATCCAGGAAGTGATGCCGATCCTGGAGGGCTTACGCACAGAGGGAGTACCGGCATGA
- the rpoN gene encoding RNA polymerase factor sigma-54, with the protein MKPTVSAQLGQQLHLTPQLLQSIRLLQLDGLQLELEIRRALETNPLLELEEPEGVLEPVVDHDNALETAAFDELPESSMWDIPAAGWSEGEDDRMQRIAAGESTDPQLRVLQRLALELDESELEVAAFWLEHSDDAGYLDGALDTLTLLACARFDRTAAQVEAVRQRLLRGDPAGLAACDLRECLSVQLAALPGRVAGRHLAARLLAGDLNLLASHDYPLLARQLDAEADDVREAVRLILSLQPRPGDSLLPENLGHVIPDVVAWHSDGTWRVALNPATTHRVTVNPMHERALAEAGEAAAPLREMLQEARWLTRGLSMRYETLLRTTRAIVERQAAFLVKGEEAMAPLTLKDVADAIGMHESTVSRITTGKYLQTPRGTFELKHFFAVRLEGAAVSGQAVRAMVRRLIESEPAGRPLADEAIAGLLSRQGVNVARRTVAKYREQLDIAPARERRRARPLLARAG; encoded by the coding sequence ATGAAGCCGACCGTCTCCGCCCAGCTAGGCCAGCAACTCCACCTGACTCCGCAACTGCTGCAGTCGATCCGGCTACTGCAACTGGACGGGCTGCAACTGGAACTGGAAATCCGGCGCGCGCTGGAAACCAACCCGCTACTGGAACTGGAAGAGCCGGAAGGCGTGCTCGAGCCGGTGGTCGACCACGACAACGCGCTGGAAACCGCCGCGTTCGACGAACTGCCCGAATCCTCGATGTGGGACATCCCCGCCGCCGGCTGGAGCGAGGGCGAAGACGACCGCATGCAGCGCATCGCCGCCGGCGAGTCCACCGATCCGCAACTGCGCGTGCTGCAGCGCCTGGCGCTGGAACTGGACGAATCGGAACTGGAAGTGGCCGCGTTCTGGCTGGAGCACAGCGACGATGCCGGCTATCTCGACGGCGCGCTGGACACGCTGACCCTGCTCGCCTGCGCACGTTTCGACCGCACCGCGGCGCAGGTGGAAGCGGTGCGCCAGCGGCTGCTGCGCGGCGATCCCGCCGGCCTGGCCGCATGCGATCTGCGCGAATGCCTGAGCGTGCAGCTGGCCGCCCTGCCCGGCCGCGTCGCCGGCCGCCATCTGGCCGCGCGCCTCCTCGCCGGCGACCTGAACCTGCTCGCCAGCCACGATTACCCGCTGCTGGCGCGCCAGCTCGATGCCGAGGCCGACGACGTGCGCGAGGCGGTGCGGCTGATCCTGTCGCTGCAGCCGCGTCCCGGCGACAGCCTGCTGCCGGAGAACCTGGGCCACGTGATTCCCGACGTGGTCGCCTGGCACAGCGACGGCACCTGGCGGGTGGCGCTGAACCCGGCCACCACCCACCGCGTCACCGTCAATCCGATGCACGAGCGCGCCCTGGCCGAGGCCGGCGAGGCGGCGGCGCCGCTGCGCGAAATGCTGCAGGAGGCGCGCTGGCTGACCCGCGGCCTGTCGATGCGCTACGAGACCCTGCTGCGCACCACCCGCGCCATCGTCGAGCGCCAGGCCGCGTTCCTGGTCAAGGGCGAGGAAGCGATGGCACCGCTGACCCTGAAGGACGTGGCCGACGCGATCGGCATGCACGAATCCACCGTGTCGCGCATCACCACCGGCAAATACCTGCAGACGCCGCGTGGTACCTTCGAACTGAAGCATTTCTTCGCCGTGCGCCTGGAAGGCGCCGCGGTCTCGGGCCAGGCGGTGCGCGCAATGGTGCGGCGCCTGATCGAATCCGAGCCCGCGGGGCGACCGCTGGCCGACGAGGCGATCGCCGGGCTGCTGTCGCGACAGGGCGTGAACGTGGCCAGGCGCACCGTGGCCAAGTACCGTGAACAACTGGATATCGCTCCCGCTCGCGAACGCCGTCGCGCCAGGCCGCTGCTGGCCCGCGCGGGCTAA
- a CDS encoding response regulator: MRVIIVDDHTLVRAGLSRLLQTFADIDVVAEASNAQQAVDLASLHRPDLVLMDLSLPGRSGLDALTDVLQTSPKTRVVMMSMHDDPVHVRDALDRGATGFVVKDAAPLELELALRAASINQMFLSPQISSKMIAPMLGRERPVGIAALSPRQREILRQIGRGQSNKEIASDLGISVKTVETHRARMMESLGCRRANDLVLLAARHQNELT; encoded by the coding sequence GTGCGAGTCATCATCGTCGACGATCACACCCTGGTCCGTGCCGGCCTGAGCCGGCTGTTGCAGACGTTCGCGGACATCGACGTGGTCGCCGAGGCGAGCAACGCGCAGCAGGCAGTGGACCTGGCCAGCCTGCACCGCCCCGACCTGGTGCTGATGGACCTGTCGCTGCCCGGGCGCAGCGGCCTGGACGCGCTGACCGACGTGCTGCAGACCTCGCCCAAGACCCGCGTGGTGATGATGTCCATGCACGACGATCCGGTGCACGTGCGCGATGCGCTGGACCGCGGCGCCACCGGCTTCGTGGTCAAGGACGCGGCGCCGCTGGAGCTGGAGCTGGCGCTGCGCGCGGCCAGCATCAACCAGATGTTCCTGAGTCCGCAGATCTCCTCCAAGATGATTGCGCCGATGCTCGGCCGCGAACGCCCGGTCGGCATCGCCGCGCTGTCGCCGCGGCAGCGCGAGATCCTGCGCCAGATCGGCCGCGGCCAGAGCAACAAGGAAATCGCCTCGGACCTGGGGATCAGCGTCAAGACCGTGGAGACCCACCGCGCACGGATGATGGAATCGCTGGGCTGCCGCCGCGCCAACGATCTGGTCCTGCTGGCCGCGCGCCACCAGAACGAACTGACCTGA
- a CDS encoding PilZ domain-containing protein, with protein MNSASDGVVHHPAEAELFHDTLSCELALPADFRLGNSIGRFGAGEALLRGLAQVEDLRSEDGSEERSEQPLQLQRMDAKLDLMLVLLGRLARQHEEALPLRPLRWSRRGLRLELGSRSGAVPGAAGLLRLQPSDWLPDHLELPVQVVAEAAAGSGFYLWLRFETQPPGLEEALERHLFRLHRRQIADSRRAR; from the coding sequence ATGAACAGCGCCTCCGACGGCGTCGTGCACCATCCTGCCGAAGCCGAGCTGTTCCACGACACCCTCAGCTGCGAACTGGCGCTGCCGGCCGACTTCAGGCTCGGCAACAGCATCGGCCGCTTCGGCGCCGGCGAAGCCCTGTTGCGCGGCCTGGCCCAGGTCGAGGACCTGCGCAGCGAGGACGGCAGCGAGGAGCGCAGCGAGCAGCCGCTGCAGCTGCAGCGCATGGACGCCAAGCTCGACCTGATGCTGGTACTGCTCGGGCGCCTGGCCCGGCAGCACGAGGAGGCCTTGCCGCTGCGTCCACTGCGCTGGTCGCGTCGCGGCCTAAGACTGGAGTTGGGATCACGCTCGGGCGCGGTCCCGGGCGCGGCCGGCCTGTTGCGCCTGCAGCCCTCCGACTGGCTGCCGGACCACCTCGAACTGCCGGTGCAGGTCGTGGCCGAAGCCGCCGCCGGCAGCGGTTTCTATCTTTGGCTACGATTCGAGACACAGCCGCCAGGCCTGGAAGAAGCCCTGGAACGGCACCTGTTTCGCCTGCACCGGCGGCAGATCGCCGATAGCCGGCGCGCGCGCTGA
- the fliS gene encoding flagellar export chaperone FliS yields MHGSSRQYAEQYRKMSVSTSITDADPHKLVALLFAGACQRIRQAQACLAQGDQARKGKAIGEACAIVGHLNGSLDHEAGGEIANNLSALYDYVMHRLTEANLHNDDSALVESLELLSEIDAAWNAIPAQQRELAAAAAL; encoded by the coding sequence ATGCACGGTTCCAGTCGCCAATACGCCGAGCAATATCGCAAGATGAGCGTGTCCACCAGCATCACCGATGCCGACCCGCACAAGCTGGTGGCCCTGCTGTTCGCCGGCGCCTGCCAGCGCATCCGCCAGGCCCAGGCCTGCCTGGCGCAGGGCGACCAGGCGCGCAAGGGCAAGGCGATCGGCGAGGCCTGCGCCATCGTCGGCCACCTCAACGGCTCGCTGGACCACGAGGCCGGCGGCGAAATCGCCAACAACCTCTCGGCACTGTACGACTACGTGATGCACCGGCTCACCGAAGCCAACCTGCACAACGACGACAGCGCACTGGTCGAATCGCTGGAACTGCTCAGCGAGATCGATGCGGCGTGGAACGCCATTCCTGCCCAGCAGCGCGAACTCGCCGCGGCCGCCGCCCTATGA
- the fliD gene encoding flagellar filament capping protein FliD, producing MATSSLSAVGSGLDVASLVKQLVAAERAPQENRINADGTASSAKLSALSTIKGALSNLQTAMNAIAGSADKSAVKATVADGAGYTASVTESATAGNYSVEVVKLAERQKLTSAAYADDAVVGDGTLSIGYGDKTLNVTVAEGSKLSDVAAAINKAANGSGVTASVVSADDGDHLVLNAVDSGTKGALTITSSGGNGGLDALTYSSGSSGGLTQTVAAADAIVRVDGFERTSSSNAIADLVPGVTLNLTKAAEGTKYSLTIANDSTGLKANLTAFVTAYNTANTLLKSSSAYDATNKKASALTGDSMVRGLQQSLRKQVSDNVSELKALGVTIDKDGVMSFDGAKFDSALASDPASAKAMFGTDGSFTAGMSTLLDSNLDTTDGTITQRTASLNKHITDLTDQLSDLDKRMETLTTQYTARFTAMDTIVAKMQSISESLTKQFS from the coding sequence ATGGCTACTTCATCGCTGTCTGCCGTCGGCTCAGGTCTGGACGTCGCCTCACTTGTCAAACAGTTGGTCGCCGCAGAACGCGCGCCGCAGGAAAACCGGATCAATGCCGACGGCACCGCATCCAGCGCCAAACTTTCGGCGCTGAGCACGATCAAGGGCGCGCTGTCCAATCTGCAGACGGCGATGAACGCGATCGCCGGCAGCGCCGACAAGAGCGCGGTCAAGGCCACCGTCGCCGACGGCGCCGGCTACACCGCCAGCGTCACCGAGAGCGCCACCGCCGGCAACTACAGCGTGGAGGTGGTGAAACTGGCCGAACGGCAGAAGCTGACCTCGGCCGCCTATGCCGACGATGCGGTGGTCGGCGACGGCACCTTGAGCATCGGCTATGGCGACAAGACGCTCAACGTCACCGTGGCCGAAGGCAGCAAGCTCAGCGACGTCGCCGCGGCGATCAACAAGGCCGCCAATGGCAGCGGCGTGACCGCCAGCGTGGTCAGCGCCGACGACGGCGATCACCTGGTGCTCAATGCAGTGGATTCCGGCACCAAGGGCGCGCTGACCATCACCAGTTCCGGCGGCAACGGCGGACTCGACGCGTTGACCTACAGCAGCGGCAGCAGCGGCGGCCTGACCCAGACCGTGGCCGCGGCCGACGCGATCGTGCGCGTGGACGGTTTCGAGCGGACTTCCAGCAGCAATGCGATCGCCGACCTCGTCCCCGGCGTCACCTTGAACCTGACCAAGGCCGCGGAAGGCACCAAGTACAGCCTGACCATCGCCAACGACAGCACCGGCCTGAAGGCGAACCTCACCGCGTTCGTGACCGCCTACAACACCGCCAACACCTTGCTGAAATCCTCCAGCGCCTACGACGCCACCAACAAGAAGGCCTCGGCGCTGACCGGCGACTCGATGGTGCGCGGGCTGCAGCAATCGCTGCGCAAGCAGGTCAGCGACAACGTCAGCGAACTCAAGGCGCTGGGCGTGACCATCGACAAGGACGGGGTGATGAGCTTCGACGGCGCCAAGTTCGACAGCGCCCTGGCCAGCGATCCGGCCTCGGCCAAGGCGATGTTCGGCACCGACGGCAGCTTCACCGCGGGCATGAGCACGTTGCTGGACAGCAACCTGGACACCACCGACGGCACCATCACCCAGCGCACCGCCTCGCTCAACAAGCACATCACCGACCTCACCGACCAGCTCAGCGACCTGGACAAGCGGATGGAGACGCTGACCACCCAATACACCGCCAGGTTCACTGCGATGGACACGATCGTCGCGAAGATGCAGTCGATCAGCGAAAGCCTCACCAAGCAGTTCTCGTAG